The following nucleotide sequence is from uncultured Draconibacterium sp..
GGCGATTGGTCCGAAAATTCCGATCCGTTTAGATGCAAACCAGGGCTGGAAAACTGAGGAAGCGCTGGATATCTTAAAAGCGCTGACACCTTATAAAATACAACATTGCGAAGAACCTATTCCACGATGGGATTACATGGCACTGCCCGAAATCAGACGATTCAGCCCTATTCCGATAATGGCCGACGAAACCTGCTGCGATCATATTGACGCAAAACGCCTGATTGACATGTATGCCTGCGATTTGATCAATATAAAACTAAGTAAATCAGGTGGTATTTTTAAAGCATTGAAGATTGTGAAATTTGCCAAAGCTGCAAAAATGGAAATTCAGGTTGGTGGTTTTCTTGAAACACGATTGGGATTTACGGCAGCAGCCCATTTTGCCCTTTCGTCAAAAAACATTGTTTATTACGATTTTGATACGCCGCTAATGATGGAAGAAGATCCGGTTGAAGGCGGAATTCTTTATAGAGAAAAAGGCAAAATTACCATTACTGAAACAGCTGGATTAGGCGCCAGCATTAATCAAGATTTTTTGTTGGGACTAAAGAGAATTACCATTTAAAGGATTACGGTAACAAAGATTTCTCAAAATAATCAATATCAGTAACCTGCTCTCTGCATTATTATCCACTTAAAAAAATTCCTTAGTTTTCATTAACTTTGATTGAGAACAATAAAACAGCTAATGAAAACAAATTGGATAACATTTATATTTCTTTTAGTTCTTTGGGGACCTACTCCATCGGGAATAGCAAATGCCCAATCGCCGTTCACTCGTCAGGATACAACGCCGTTAAGCGATCAGATAGAAGAAATTACCATCACCGCTTTTCGTTCGCCGTATAATATTTTTAATACCCCGGCACCGGTTAACTTGCTGCTACCCGAGCAGTTGGAATCCGGCGATGCACTCACTCCGATTGATGCCTTGAACCGAATTCCGGGAGTTTTAATGCATCACGGAACATTTAACACCAACCGACTTACCATTCGCGGTATTGGTTCGCGAACGCCATACGGTACCAACAAAATAAAAGCCTATTTTGGAGAAATACCTTTAACTACAGGCGACGGAGAAACAGTTTTAGAAGACCTTGAAAACTCTGCTATTCAGCGCGTTGAAATCA
It contains:
- a CDS encoding dipeptide epimerase codes for the protein MNLIIDKIDIYQSPIKLKEPFVISLGPMYYAQNVIVVIHTNQGITGFGECSPFMTINGESMETCFIVGQYLAQVLKGKNPEDIEACTHAMDKTIYGNSSIKSAFDMALYDISAQKAGVPLYQFLGGQNNKEMQIDYTVSLTNPEKMAADAKRIIENGFEIVKVKLGHSKEQDVESIKRIREAIGPKIPIRLDANQGWKTEEALDILKALTPYKIQHCEEPIPRWDYMALPEIRRFSPIPIMADETCCDHIDAKRLIDMYACDLINIKLSKSGGIFKALKIVKFAKAAKMEIQVGGFLETRLGFTAAAHFALSSKNIVYYDFDTPLMMEEDPVEGGILYREKGKITITETAGLGASINQDFLLGLKRITI